Proteins encoded together in one Micromonospora auratinigra window:
- a CDS encoding 5-formyltetrahydrofolate cyclo-ligase: MPEFTDGADVTHEAKRELRIALLARRRSLTAAQRADAAARVRAELLALVRRLRPARLTAYVPVGSEPGGGDLPEVLRAALEPGAELLLPVLRDDLDLDWARYADPQSLRAAGRGLREPTGPPLGPGAVATADLLVVPALALDHRGRRLGRGGGSYDRALARVPAGVPTVALLHDGELVDVVPAEPHDLPVRAAITPTGGLVTLGDVGRGASAGRTRVR, translated from the coding sequence GTGCCGGAATTTACTGATGGAGCGGATGTCACGCATGAGGCGAAACGTGAATTGCGGATCGCCCTACTCGCCCGCCGTCGGTCACTGACCGCCGCGCAGCGGGCGGACGCGGCGGCGCGCGTCCGGGCCGAACTGCTCGCCCTGGTACGCCGGCTGCGCCCGGCCCGGCTGACCGCGTACGTGCCGGTCGGCTCCGAGCCCGGCGGCGGCGACCTGCCGGAGGTGCTGCGGGCGGCGCTGGAGCCCGGGGCGGAGCTGCTGCTCCCGGTGCTGCGCGACGATCTCGACCTGGACTGGGCCCGGTACGCCGACCCGCAATCGCTGCGGGCGGCCGGGCGGGGACTGCGCGAGCCCACCGGTCCGCCGCTCGGTCCCGGCGCGGTCGCCACCGCCGACCTGCTGGTCGTCCCCGCGCTCGCGCTCGACCACCGGGGCCGGCGGCTGGGCCGCGGCGGCGGCTCGTACGACCGGGCGCTGGCCCGGGTGCCGGCGGGCGTCCCCACGGTGGCGCTGCTGCACGACGGGGAACTGGTCGACGTCGTGCCGGCGGAACCGCACGACCTTCCCGTCCGGGCGGCGATCACCCCGACGGGCGGGTTGGTGACCCTCGGGGATGTGGGCCGGGGCGCTTCCGCTGGACGAACCCGGGTCCGATGA
- a CDS encoding GGDEF domain-containing protein, whose protein sequence is MTLRGRLTAAFLTVVLGPVLLGAFFVGSTMATLDRSRSTERLGLAAAGVRTSVDALCQQLRAAADAVALVTDPAARPRAATQVVGRGLAAAVTITDTAGRTSYATPGGPETPWRDCAGDPPAGGPVRALAARVQLRDPAGTDLGTVAAAQPVDPAFVARLAAVTGVAVTLLDDAAGPDRITHTTETRGVREAVLAAARTVGGDRVAETGDGRYVRRVGPVPGQPLPLVLSVPGERPPHLYAALVGAVALAALLAVAAAWRLARVTTRPLVELAGAVDRVAHGDLTARVPVRSRDEIGRLAGAFNRMTRETGSYVAALTTSRDQLRGHLAVLGDTLASTHDLQRILRVILHSAIAATGARAGAVLLLDGDGLLVGRCVEGLDGPDADPAALRVPVGAGVVGTVAATGEPLHGRWDPERAGAGEPSCETYVAVPFAAPGAAELGGRGPDRPGHPPADGEPAPPGSTALGVLALYDRVGAAEFDDDDLVTLRTFAGHAAVAVENVRVHEEAQRLSLTDPLTGLWNYRYLRESIRREVERANRFGRMLSVLALDLDRFKDVNDTWGHAAGDAVLVEFARRVRGEIREVDLAFRHGGEEFVVLLPETDARGATIVAERLGAVVRDQPVPVDGHAGEPVRVPVTVSIGIAVYPDHAAGGQQVLDAADDALYAAKAAGRDGYRLARPAEPTPTQEIPVVAAAVSPPDGLPRAGTPDAAGTGQGGASSGPHPPRQSRGR, encoded by the coding sequence TTGACGCTACGCGGGCGGTTGACGGCGGCCTTCCTCACGGTGGTGCTCGGCCCTGTCCTGCTCGGCGCCTTCTTCGTCGGCTCGACGATGGCCACCCTCGACCGCAGCCGCTCCACCGAACGGTTGGGCCTGGCGGCGGCCGGGGTGCGTACCTCCGTGGACGCCCTCTGCCAGCAGCTGCGCGCGGCGGCCGACGCGGTCGCGCTGGTCACCGACCCGGCCGCCCGGCCCCGCGCGGCCACGCAGGTGGTGGGGCGCGGCCTGGCCGCCGCCGTGACGATCACCGACACCGCCGGCCGGACCAGCTACGCCACCCCCGGCGGCCCGGAGACACCCTGGCGGGACTGCGCCGGCGACCCGCCGGCCGGTGGGCCGGTCCGGGCGCTCGCCGCCCGGGTCCAGCTGCGCGACCCGGCCGGCACCGACCTGGGCACGGTCGCCGCCGCGCAACCCGTCGACCCGGCCTTCGTCGCCCGGCTCGCCGCGGTGACCGGCGTCGCGGTCACCCTCCTCGACGACGCCGCCGGCCCCGACCGGATCACGCACACCACCGAGACCCGAGGGGTACGCGAGGCGGTGCTGGCCGCCGCCCGCACGGTCGGCGGGGACCGGGTCGCCGAGACCGGTGACGGCCGGTACGTGCGCCGGGTCGGCCCGGTCCCGGGGCAGCCGTTGCCGCTGGTCCTCTCGGTGCCCGGGGAACGCCCGCCGCACCTGTACGCCGCGCTGGTCGGCGCGGTCGCGCTGGCGGCCCTGCTGGCCGTGGCGGCCGCCTGGCGGCTGGCCCGGGTGACCACCCGCCCGCTGGTCGAGCTGGCCGGCGCGGTGGACCGGGTGGCGCACGGCGACCTGACCGCCCGGGTGCCGGTCCGCAGCCGGGACGAGATCGGCCGGTTGGCCGGCGCGTTCAACCGGATGACCCGGGAGACCGGCAGTTACGTGGCCGCCCTCACCACCAGCCGGGACCAGCTGCGCGGGCACCTGGCGGTGCTCGGCGACACCCTGGCCAGCACCCACGACCTGCAACGCATCCTGCGGGTGATCCTGCACAGCGCGATCGCCGCGACCGGTGCCCGGGCCGGTGCCGTGCTGCTCCTCGACGGCGACGGGCTGCTCGTCGGCCGGTGCGTGGAGGGGCTGGACGGGCCCGACGCCGACCCGGCGGCCCTACGGGTGCCGGTCGGGGCGGGGGTGGTCGGCACGGTGGCCGCCACCGGGGAGCCGCTGCACGGCCGGTGGGACCCGGAGCGGGCCGGGGCGGGGGAGCCGAGCTGCGAGACGTACGTGGCGGTGCCGTTCGCCGCCCCGGGCGCCGCGGAGCTGGGCGGGCGCGGCCCGGACCGGCCCGGCCACCCGCCGGCCGACGGCGAACCGGCGCCGCCCGGTTCCACCGCGCTCGGCGTGCTGGCCCTGTACGACCGGGTCGGTGCCGCCGAGTTCGACGACGACGACCTGGTCACCCTGCGCACCTTCGCCGGGCACGCGGCGGTGGCGGTGGAGAACGTCCGGGTGCACGAGGAGGCGCAGCGGCTCTCGCTGACCGATCCGCTCACCGGGCTGTGGAACTACCGCTACCTGCGGGAGTCGATCCGGCGGGAGGTGGAGCGCGCCAACCGGTTCGGCCGGATGCTCAGCGTCCTCGCCCTCGACCTGGACCGGTTCAAGGACGTCAACGACACCTGGGGGCACGCCGCCGGGGACGCCGTGCTGGTCGAGTTCGCCCGCCGGGTACGCGGCGAGATCCGCGAGGTGGACCTGGCGTTCCGGCACGGCGGCGAGGAGTTCGTGGTGCTGCTGCCGGAGACCGACGCGCGGGGCGCGACGATCGTCGCCGAGCGGCTCGGCGCGGTGGTCCGCGACCAACCGGTGCCGGTGGACGGCCACGCGGGGGAGCCGGTCCGGGTGCCGGTGACCGTCTCCATCGGCATCGCCGTCTACCCCGACCACGCCGCCGGGGGACAGCAGGTGCTCGACGCCGCCGACGACGCGCTCTACGCCGCGAAGGCCGCCGGGCGGGACGGCTACCGGCTGGCCCGGCCGGCCGAGCCCACCCCGACGCAGGAGATACCCGTGGTGGCGGCCGCCGTGAGCCCGCCCGACGGACTGCCCCGGGCCGGTACGCCGGACGCCGCGGGCACCGGGCAGGGCGGCGCGTCTTCCGGTCCTCACCCGCCGCGGCAGAGCCGTGGCCGATAG
- a CDS encoding UTP--glucose-1-phosphate uridylyltransferase yields MSEHSANPSATAATGRSRAVKAVIPAAGLATRFLPATKAVPKELLPVVDRPVLQYIVEEATQAGITDVLLITGRGKTAMVDHFDRRPDLEERLAKKPELLAAVKRTEELADIYTVRQPEQLGLGHAVGYAEAHVGDAPFAVLLGDEFVKPSEPLLPAMLELQARTGGVVLAFFEVDSAETSRYGIASVEPAESEFGDIAEVVKVTGMVEKPKPEDAPSNLAVLGRYVLPGRIFEAIRRTRPGSGGEIQLTDAMELLRTEGVPVHAIVYRGTRYDTGQPLGYLQTVVQIAADREDLGAEFRKWLAEFVNNGDETVTSAILDGVRGASGGAVT; encoded by the coding sequence ATGTCGGAGCACTCAGCGAACCCCTCAGCGACCGCCGCGACCGGTCGCTCCCGCGCGGTCAAGGCCGTCATCCCGGCCGCCGGCCTGGCCACCCGGTTCCTGCCGGCCACCAAGGCGGTCCCCAAGGAGCTGCTGCCGGTCGTCGACCGGCCGGTGCTCCAGTACATCGTCGAGGAGGCCACCCAGGCCGGCATCACCGACGTGCTGCTGATCACCGGGCGCGGCAAGACCGCCATGGTGGACCACTTCGACCGCCGCCCCGACCTGGAGGAACGGCTGGCGAAGAAGCCCGAGCTGCTGGCCGCCGTCAAGCGCACCGAGGAACTGGCCGACATCTACACCGTCCGGCAGCCCGAGCAGCTCGGCCTCGGCCACGCCGTCGGGTACGCCGAGGCGCACGTCGGCGACGCACCCTTCGCGGTGCTGCTCGGCGACGAGTTCGTGAAGCCGTCCGAGCCGCTGCTGCCCGCGATGCTGGAGCTGCAGGCCCGTACCGGCGGGGTGGTGCTCGCCTTCTTCGAGGTCGACTCGGCCGAGACCAGCCGGTACGGCATCGCCTCGGTGGAACCCGCCGAGTCGGAGTTCGGCGACATCGCCGAGGTGGTCAAGGTCACCGGCATGGTGGAGAAGCCGAAGCCGGAGGACGCCCCGAGCAACCTGGCCGTCCTCGGCCGGTACGTGCTGCCGGGCCGGATCTTCGAGGCGATCCGGCGGACCAGGCCGGGCAGCGGTGGCGAGATCCAGCTGACCGACGCGATGGAGCTGCTGCGTACCGAGGGGGTGCCGGTGCACGCCATCGTCTACCGGGGCACCCGCTACGACACCGGCCAGCCGCTCGGCTACCTGCAGACCGTGGTGCAGATCGCCGCCGACCGGGAGGACCTCGGCGCCGAGTTCCGCAAGTGGCTGGCCGAGTTCGTCAACAACGGCGACGAGACGGTCACCTCGGCGATCCTGGACGGGGTCCGCGGCGCGTCCGGCGGTGCCGTTACATGA
- a CDS encoding molybdopterin molybdotransferase MoeA, whose protein sequence is MTATADAEAAANELTPLADYLGSVLRRLRALPPLDLDLTQAYGNVLAEDVVAPHSFPAFDQAAVDGYAARWEDISGGSRGPGYVPAPSGMPGGRSIRLNVVGDLGAASWRPVRLTPGSCFSVAAGAPLPIAADVVVPVEWTDQGMAAVEIFRAPKRGYGVRRAGEELPAGTLLARAGTYVSPALVAVFAATGIGHVVVRPSPRVVIVATGDELVDVGRGSQPGQVVDANSHALTAAAAEAGALAYRVGICDDDPEGLRGLLEDQTLRADLIITTGGTGTGPGDMVRRILSRREGGRAGPVAFTEVALYPGTALGFGTVGAEEVPVVCLPGEPGAALIGFEVLARPAIQLLAGAEPVFRPSVRAHLLETVSSPVGLREFRPAHVAERRGGGYTVQPLAGGPFTLSGLAEANGLLVLGERVTTAAAGSTVDVLLLDRRR, encoded by the coding sequence ATGACCGCGACGGCCGACGCCGAGGCGGCCGCGAACGAGCTGACGCCGCTCGCCGACTACCTGGGCAGTGTGCTGCGCAGGTTGCGCGCGCTGCCTCCGCTCGACCTCGACCTCACCCAGGCGTACGGCAACGTCCTCGCCGAGGACGTCGTCGCGCCGCACTCGTTCCCGGCCTTCGACCAGGCGGCGGTGGACGGGTACGCGGCGCGCTGGGAGGACATCTCCGGGGGGAGCCGGGGCCCGGGTTACGTCCCGGCCCCCTCCGGCATGCCGGGTGGCCGCAGCATCCGGCTGAACGTGGTCGGTGACCTGGGCGCGGCGAGCTGGCGACCGGTGCGGCTCACCCCCGGCTCCTGCTTCTCGGTGGCGGCCGGCGCGCCGCTGCCCATCGCCGCCGACGTGGTCGTCCCGGTGGAGTGGACCGACCAGGGCATGGCGGCGGTGGAGATCTTCCGCGCCCCCAAGCGCGGCTACGGCGTGCGCCGGGCCGGTGAGGAGCTGCCGGCCGGCACCCTGCTCGCCCGCGCCGGCACGTACGTCTCGCCGGCCCTGGTGGCGGTCTTCGCCGCCACCGGCATCGGGCACGTGGTGGTCCGGCCCAGCCCCCGGGTGGTCATCGTGGCCACCGGCGACGAACTGGTCGACGTGGGCCGGGGCAGCCAGCCCGGCCAGGTGGTGGACGCCAACTCGCACGCGTTGACCGCCGCCGCGGCCGAGGCGGGGGCGCTCGCGTACCGGGTGGGGATCTGCGACGACGACCCGGAGGGGCTGCGCGGCCTGCTGGAGGACCAGACCCTGCGGGCCGACCTGATCATCACCACCGGCGGCACCGGCACCGGCCCGGGCGACATGGTCCGCCGGATCCTGTCCCGCCGGGAGGGCGGTCGCGCCGGACCGGTGGCCTTCACGGAGGTCGCCCTCTATCCCGGAACGGCCCTCGGGTTCGGTACGGTCGGCGCCGAGGAGGTGCCGGTGGTGTGTCTTCCCGGTGAGCCCGGCGCGGCGCTGATCGGCTTCGAGGTGCTGGCCCGCCCGGCCATCCAGTTGCTGGCCGGGGCCGAGCCGGTGTTCCGGCCCAGCGTCCGCGCGCACCTGCTGGAGACGGTCTCGTCGCCGGTGGGGCTGCGCGAGTTCCGTCCCGCGCACGTCGCCGAGCGGCGCGGCGGCGGGTACACGGTCCAGCCGCTGGCCGGCGGGCCGTTCACCCTCTCCGGGCTGGCCGAGGCGAACGGCCTGCTGGTCCTCGGTGAGCGGGTGACCACCGCCGCCGCCGGCTCGACTGTGGACGTGCTCCTGCTGGACCGGCGCCGGTGA
- a CDS encoding GNAT family N-acetyltransferase yields the protein MIFRRPPGWPAVLVDGAVVLRPYRRADAVAWSEIRRANRSWLSPWESHLPGSWDESNSPSAFRFVHADQRRSARTGEGMPFAVCLREHGRERLVGHLNVGSIVRRAFCSGYVGYWVDARVAGRGVIPTAVALAVDHAFGPGGLHRVEVNIRPENTPSRRVVEKLGFREEAYHVRYMHIDGAWRDHIGYAMTSEEVAAEGGLLARWHRVRDSRG from the coding sequence GTGATCTTCCGACGCCCGCCGGGCTGGCCGGCGGTGCTGGTGGACGGTGCCGTGGTGCTGCGCCCCTACCGGCGGGCGGACGCGGTGGCCTGGTCGGAGATCCGCCGCGCCAACCGGAGCTGGCTGTCCCCGTGGGAGTCCCACCTGCCCGGGAGCTGGGACGAGTCGAACTCGCCGTCCGCCTTCCGGTTCGTGCACGCCGACCAGCGCCGCTCGGCGCGTACCGGTGAGGGCATGCCGTTCGCGGTCTGCCTGCGCGAGCACGGGCGGGAACGACTGGTCGGGCACCTCAACGTCGGCAGCATCGTGCGCCGGGCGTTCTGCTCCGGGTACGTCGGGTACTGGGTGGACGCCCGGGTGGCCGGCCGGGGAGTGATCCCCACCGCGGTGGCGCTCGCCGTGGACCACGCCTTCGGCCCCGGCGGACTGCACCGGGTGGAGGTGAACATCCGCCCGGAGAACACCCCGTCGCGGCGGGTGGTGGAGAAGCTCGGCTTCCGCGAGGAGGCCTACCACGTGCGGTACATGCACATCGACGGCGCCTGGCGCGACCACATCGGATACGCGATGACCAGCGAGGAAGTGGCCGCCGAGGGTGGCCTGCTGGCGCGGTGGCACCGCGTACGTGACAGTCGAGGGTGA
- the sepX gene encoding divisome protein SepX/GlpR, with amino-acid sequence MRVPTSVLLAVLAAAGLLALAPALVRRYDATERLVAERAQSTARVLQRRRRRRTVPGRRPVHPPRALVVTLSEDAGTGSLAPPVSAPPARRRSGRLRSVPASPGKSRRRHPPKRRHTPAVYRRRRVLAALLLLNFVELIGVVLVSPGFWISVSVSGALLVAYVVHLRKRALAERRRRRAEAREAAWLAARQAEVRREQARRAAARREAQRRLAAQREAVRRTAMGLDRPADLPPAAGGGSVSYRRAGGLRGRPYQSGRGA; translated from the coding sequence GTGAGGGTGCCGACCTCGGTGCTCCTCGCCGTCCTCGCCGCTGCCGGCCTGCTCGCTCTCGCTCCGGCGCTGGTCCGCCGGTACGACGCCACCGAGCGGCTGGTGGCGGAGCGGGCGCAGTCGACGGCCCGGGTGCTCCAGCGCCGCCGTCGACGTCGCACCGTGCCCGGACGACGGCCGGTGCATCCGCCCCGCGCGCTCGTTGTGACACTCAGTGAGGATGCGGGCACGGGGAGTCTCGCTCCGCCGGTCTCCGCGCCCCCGGCGCGCCGCCGGTCGGGGCGACTCCGGTCGGTCCCGGCGAGCCCCGGCAAGTCCCGCCGACGGCACCCGCCGAAGCGCCGGCACACCCCGGCCGTCTACCGCCGTCGCCGGGTCCTCGCCGCCCTGCTGCTGCTCAACTTCGTCGAGCTGATCGGCGTGGTGCTGGTGAGCCCCGGGTTCTGGATCAGCGTCTCGGTCAGCGGCGCCCTGCTCGTGGCGTACGTCGTACACCTGCGCAAGCGGGCCCTGGCTGAACGCCGGCGGCGGCGCGCGGAGGCCCGGGAGGCGGCCTGGCTGGCGGCCCGGCAGGCCGAGGTGCGCCGGGAGCAGGCCCGTCGCGCCGCCGCCCGGCGGGAGGCACAGCGGCGGCTGGCGGCCCAGCGCGAGGCGGTCCGGCGTACCGCGATGGGGTTGGACCGGCCTGCGGACCTGCCGCCCGCGGCCGGTGGCGGCTCGGTCTCCTACCGGCGCGCGGGCGGCCTGCGCGGCCGGCCCTACCAGTCGGGCCGGGGGGCCTGA
- a CDS encoding dihydrofolate reductase family protein, whose product MGRIVANFFISLDGVVERPDQWHFPYFDEEMGAAVGRGMQQSEAFLMGRRLYQEWAGYWPEQTEDQDFAPFINALPKYVLSHTLTEATWQNTTVLGGDTAAERLREIKAGHEGEIAMSGSATTVRWLLANGLLDELRLLVHPIVVGHGQRLFEDTPTHPLRLVASETFKSGVLNLTYAPA is encoded by the coding sequence ATGGGCAGGATCGTCGCCAACTTCTTCATCTCGCTGGACGGCGTCGTGGAGCGGCCCGACCAGTGGCACTTCCCCTACTTCGACGAGGAGATGGGTGCCGCGGTCGGCCGGGGGATGCAGCAGTCCGAAGCCTTCCTGATGGGGCGTCGGCTGTACCAGGAGTGGGCCGGGTACTGGCCGGAGCAGACCGAGGACCAGGACTTCGCCCCGTTCATCAACGCGCTGCCCAAGTACGTCCTGTCGCACACGCTCACCGAGGCGACCTGGCAGAACACCACCGTGCTCGGCGGTGACACGGCCGCCGAGCGGCTGCGCGAGATCAAGGCGGGGCACGAGGGCGAGATCGCCATGTCCGGCAGCGCCACCACGGTCCGCTGGCTGCTGGCGAACGGCCTGCTCGACGAGCTGCGCCTCCTGGTCCACCCGATCGTGGTCGGCCACGGCCAGCGCCTCTTCGAGGACACGCCCACCCACCCGCTGCGGCTGGTGGCGTCGGAGACCTTCAAGTCCGGCGTCCTCAATCTCACCTACGCCCCCGCCTGA
- a CDS encoding cyclic-phosphate processing receiver domain-containing protein: MTTEKLILLVDDLRSFVDGRSAEVARTSAAGVEALERHRDRRLDELWLDHDLGGDDTVWPVVEVLERAAFEGRPYDVGVVHVHSANPAGAEQVGQALRRWGYQVRPAAGSPEVGYLDEAG, translated from the coding sequence GTGACCACCGAGAAGCTGATCCTGCTGGTCGACGACCTCCGCTCCTTCGTGGACGGTCGGTCCGCGGAGGTGGCCCGGACCAGCGCGGCCGGTGTCGAGGCGCTGGAGCGGCACCGCGACCGGCGGCTGGACGAACTGTGGCTCGACCACGATCTCGGCGGGGACGACACCGTCTGGCCGGTCGTCGAGGTGCTGGAACGGGCCGCGTTCGAGGGCCGCCCGTACGACGTCGGCGTGGTCCACGTGCACTCGGCGAACCCGGCCGGCGCGGAGCAGGTCGGGCAGGCCCTGCGGCGCTGGGGTTACCAGGTCCGCCCGGCCGCCGGTTCGCCGGAGGTCGGCTACCTGGACGAGGCCGGGTAG
- a CDS encoding YncE family protein: protein MRGNLVARLMVAVLGAAAGAVAPLAAGVAHAEGPVGLGLQNFTHLVVDPAHGQLFVSQGRYTSDLRVTDLNGGARRTIPNLPGATGMALSPDGATLYVALVQGSAVAAIDTATLTEKARYGLGASSCPEWLAPAGGKLYVGYGCSTGKGMLASIDVRGATPVVALDLPLAGGTYYDAPFLVSSPANPGRLVVLDRTGVNVRLPARATLYDVSSGTPSRVAAVPPEACSALQDAAVSADGSRVVLACSYVDDPASEYAQPGSAHLAYSLTDLTPAGTYPSATSPYAVATAPDGAHVVLGTTADSIHVARPDGTPVRRYDLPAGHNVERQGLAVGADSRTLYAVTTDQNHENPVLRRLTDYRTAGSTILLAAPATTPRTKLFTVDGSLSFAGAQVSSPRTLRVVKQDLTGSHPLADVTTDTAGKFSFSDVPLVGGPVTYTVSFAGNGTQPGASRSETVQVSRTATALSLTTKVATLSSGRGTTVTAQLGTTYRNRTVCLYAQPSGGARRQLSCGEVDGYGRLTASWPQHRGVSFTATFAGDERNAPAEVAARSYGTLLKPGVFRGN from the coding sequence GTGCGGGGCAACCTTGTCGCACGATTGATGGTCGCGGTGCTCGGTGCCGCTGCCGGCGCGGTGGCGCCGCTGGCGGCCGGGGTGGCGCACGCGGAGGGCCCGGTCGGGCTCGGTCTGCAGAACTTCACGCACCTGGTGGTCGATCCGGCGCACGGCCAGCTCTTCGTCAGCCAGGGCCGCTACACCAGCGACCTGCGGGTGACGGACCTGAACGGCGGCGCGCGGCGGACGATCCCGAACCTTCCGGGCGCGACCGGGATGGCGCTGAGCCCGGACGGTGCGACGCTCTACGTCGCGCTGGTCCAGGGCAGCGCGGTCGCCGCGATCGACACCGCCACGCTCACCGAGAAGGCCCGCTACGGCCTCGGCGCCAGCAGTTGCCCGGAGTGGCTGGCGCCGGCCGGTGGCAAGCTCTACGTCGGGTACGGGTGCAGCACCGGCAAGGGCATGCTGGCCTCGATCGACGTGCGCGGGGCGACGCCGGTGGTGGCCCTGGACCTGCCGCTCGCCGGCGGCACCTACTACGACGCGCCGTTCCTGGTCAGCTCCCCGGCCAACCCGGGCCGGCTGGTGGTCCTGGACCGTACCGGCGTGAACGTCCGCCTGCCGGCCCGGGCCACGCTGTACGACGTCTCGTCCGGCACGCCGTCACGGGTCGCCGCCGTGCCGCCGGAGGCGTGCAGCGCTCTCCAGGACGCCGCGGTCAGCGCCGACGGCAGCCGGGTCGTGCTGGCCTGCTCCTACGTGGACGACCCCGCGTCGGAGTACGCGCAGCCGGGGAGCGCCCACCTGGCCTACTCCCTGACGGACCTCACGCCCGCCGGCACGTACCCCTCGGCGACCTCGCCGTACGCGGTGGCGACCGCTCCCGACGGGGCCCACGTGGTGCTCGGCACCACTGCCGACTCGATCCACGTGGCGCGGCCCGACGGCACCCCGGTCCGCCGCTACGACCTGCCCGCCGGCCACAACGTCGAGCGCCAGGGCCTGGCGGTCGGCGCCGACAGCCGCACCCTCTACGCGGTCACCACCGACCAGAACCACGAGAACCCGGTCCTGCGCCGCCTGACCGACTACCGCACGGCCGGCTCCACCATCCTGCTCGCCGCCCCGGCGACGACGCCCCGCACCAAACTGTTCACCGTCGACGGCTCGCTGTCGTTCGCCGGGGCGCAGGTGTCGTCACCGCGCACCCTGCGGGTGGTCAAGCAGGACCTGACCGGCAGCCACCCGCTGGCCGACGTCACCACGGACACCGCCGGGAAGTTCTCCTTCTCCGACGTGCCGCTGGTCGGCGGGCCGGTCACCTACACGGTGAGCTTCGCCGGGAACGGCACCCAGCCCGGCGCGAGCCGGTCGGAGACGGTGCAGGTCTCGCGTACCGCCACCGCGCTGAGCCTGACCACGAAGGTGGCCACGCTGTCCTCGGGCCGCGGCACCACGGTCACCGCGCAGCTCGGCACCACCTACCGCAACCGCACCGTCTGCCTGTACGCGCAGCCCTCCGGCGGGGCGCGCCGGCAGCTCAGCTGCGGCGAGGTGGACGGCTACGGCCGGCTGACGGCCAGCTGGCCGCAGCACCGGGGGGTCAGCTTCACCGCGACCTTCGCCGGCGACGAGCGCAACGCGCCGGCCGAGGTCGCCGCGCGGTCGTACGGCACCCTGCTGAAGCCCGGCGTGTTCCGCGGCAACTGA
- a CDS encoding SigE family RNA polymerase sigma factor: MESFEDVIGARLPALLRYAAVLTGDRDLAQDVVQDAMIRAHARWTRISRMDRPDLYLRRMILTEHLSLRRRRARRAALDQARRPVEEHRPDHADGHAERDDLWTRLATLPPRHRAVLVLRYYEDLSDGEIAEVLDCAIASVRVYRARALATLRLDRELEETR, from the coding sequence GTGGAGAGCTTCGAGGACGTGATCGGTGCCCGACTGCCGGCACTGCTGCGCTACGCGGCCGTGCTCACCGGGGACCGGGACCTCGCCCAGGACGTCGTCCAGGACGCGATGATCCGCGCCCATGCCCGCTGGACCCGGATCTCACGGATGGACCGCCCGGACCTCTACCTACGCCGCATGATCCTCACCGAACACCTCTCGCTTCGCCGCCGCCGGGCCCGCCGCGCCGCCCTGGACCAGGCCCGCAGGCCCGTCGAGGAACACCGCCCCGACCACGCCGACGGCCACGCCGAACGCGACGACCTGTGGACCCGGCTGGCCACCCTGCCGCCCCGACACCGCGCCGTCCTGGTGCTGCGCTACTACGAAGACCTCTCCGACGGTGAGATCGCCGAAGTCCTCGACTGCGCCATCGCATCCGTCCGCGTCTACCGCGCCCGCGCCCTCGCCACCCTGCGCCTGGACCGGGAACTGGAGGAGACCCGATGA
- a CDS encoding GNAT family N-acetyltransferase produces the protein MRDGGLTIRPAGRADVPALVALRVANAEAHLALDPGVYRVPPGPAVRRHFAAVLADERGRDAVLVAEDAAGRVVGMVEVLRSAEPPEHQILRPEPSAQVHTVVLPEACGAGVGSALLAAARHWAAEQGITYLSAGIHHRNAGAVRFYRRHGFTDAGLSLGARPDDVTG, from the coding sequence ATGCGCGACGGTGGGCTCACGATCCGGCCGGCGGGCCGGGCGGACGTACCGGCCCTCGTGGCGTTGCGGGTGGCCAACGCCGAGGCGCACCTCGCCCTCGATCCGGGCGTCTACCGCGTCCCGCCGGGCCCGGCGGTGCGGCGCCACTTCGCCGCCGTGCTGGCCGACGAGCGGGGACGCGACGCGGTGCTGGTCGCCGAGGACGCCGCCGGCCGGGTCGTCGGCATGGTCGAGGTGCTGCGCTCCGCCGAGCCGCCGGAGCACCAGATCCTGCGCCCGGAACCCTCCGCGCAGGTGCACACGGTGGTGCTGCCCGAGGCCTGCGGGGCGGGCGTGGGGTCGGCGCTGCTGGCGGCCGCCCGACACTGGGCGGCGGAGCAGGGCATCACGTACCTGTCGGCCGGCATCCATCACCGCAACGCCGGCGCGGTGCGCTTCTACCGCCGGCACGGCTTCACCGACGCCGGCCTCTCGCTCGGTGCGCGCCCGGACGACGTCACCGGCTGA